One Planctomycetaceae bacterium genomic window carries:
- a CDS encoding putative nucleotide-diphospho-sugar transferase produces MYIAYGTAAQAEAAASIASLKRHNKRLPVLCITDARAMKGADHIMRFGGDEGWGARRAKLHVDQLSPWDRFLYLDADTRVNGPLMAGFDILADGWDLVITPSDNQETRLLWHVSDADRELTLMDNPRPLQLQGGVFFARKTDQTRAFFQAWREEWARFGTMDQGALIRALGREPVRTWLLGRAYNGGELVTHRFGAAKA; encoded by the coding sequence GTGTACATCGCCTATGGCACGGCAGCCCAGGCCGAAGCCGCCGCAAGCATAGCCAGCCTGAAGCGGCACAACAAGCGGCTGCCGGTCCTGTGCATCACCGACGCCCGGGCCATGAAAGGCGCGGATCACATCATGCGCTTTGGCGGCGACGAGGGCTGGGGAGCGCGGCGGGCAAAGCTGCACGTTGACCAGTTATCGCCGTGGGATCGCTTTCTGTACCTCGACGCCGACACCCGCGTCAACGGCCCGCTCATGGCCGGATTCGACATCCTGGCCGATGGCTGGGATTTGGTCATCACCCCAAGCGACAACCAGGAAACCCGCCTGCTGTGGCACGTCTCAGACGCTGACCGCGAGCTGACCCTGATGGACAACCCCAGGCCGTTGCAGCTACAGGGCGGCGTCTTTTTCGCACGCAAAACAGACCAGACCCGCGCATTCTTTCAGGCATGGCGTGAAGAGTGGGCGCGGTTCGGCACGATGGATCAAGGCGCGCTGATTCGGGCGCTGGGCCGCGAGCCGGTGAGAACGTGGCTGCTCGGGCGGGCGTACAATGGCGGCGAGTTGGTGACACACCGATTCGGCGCGGCGAAAGCATGA
- a CDS encoding phage major capsid protein, with product MNLSTSQTDLLAAASLKMAEAEALAAKTDASGEENAKFLALVVEVKALREKAAAIGDLERSRQDLLTMGQTKSAPGPKTWKSLGEMLTGVHAASFKGRYDPRLTSFQDNSEPPTQMKEGWESKETKDLVENVGASGGFLVPVEQRAELLKLPAPDLQVRPRATIVPMRRRQIQWPVLDQTNTTAGRPAWFGGVLGHWTEEAAYKDESDPQFRQINLVAHKLVCLTEASDELLEDSAVSLEALLSQLFTGSISWYEEEAFINGTGAGQPMGIIGAPGTFAQGRAVVGAIGLVDIINMLEHSYGNPVWFITKSALPSLLQLNGPAGNPSYVFIPNARDGMPGTLFGYPVFYNEHCPLLGNRGDIILADCRYYLVGDRQATTIDASKHYKFRYDLTTWRAVHRVDGQEWLSQPLRLSDGTTQISPFVILDAATGS from the coding sequence ATGAATCTGAGCACTTCTCAGACCGATCTCCTGGCCGCCGCAAGTCTGAAGATGGCCGAGGCCGAAGCCCTGGCCGCCAAGACGGACGCGAGCGGTGAGGAAAACGCCAAATTCCTGGCCCTCGTGGTCGAGGTCAAGGCACTCCGCGAAAAGGCCGCCGCTATCGGCGATCTGGAGCGCAGCCGCCAAGACCTGTTGACCATGGGCCAGACCAAGAGCGCGCCGGGTCCCAAGACCTGGAAGTCGCTCGGCGAGATGCTGACCGGCGTCCATGCGGCCTCATTCAAAGGCCGCTACGACCCGCGCCTGACCTCGTTTCAGGACAACAGCGAGCCGCCAACCCAGATGAAAGAGGGTTGGGAGAGCAAGGAAACGAAGGACCTGGTAGAGAACGTCGGCGCGTCCGGCGGCTTCCTGGTCCCGGTCGAGCAGCGGGCCGAGCTGTTGAAGCTGCCCGCGCCCGATCTCCAGGTCCGCCCGCGGGCAACCATCGTCCCGATGCGGCGGCGCCAGATTCAATGGCCCGTCCTGGACCAGACCAACACCACGGCCGGACGCCCGGCATGGTTCGGCGGCGTCCTTGGCCACTGGACCGAAGAGGCGGCCTACAAGGACGAATCCGATCCGCAGTTCCGCCAGATCAACCTCGTGGCCCACAAGCTGGTGTGCCTGACCGAAGCGTCAGACGAGCTGCTTGAGGATTCCGCCGTATCCTTGGAGGCGCTGCTGTCGCAGCTCTTCACCGGCTCGATCTCCTGGTACGAGGAAGAGGCGTTCATCAACGGCACCGGCGCCGGCCAACCGATGGGCATCATTGGCGCGCCCGGTACGTTCGCCCAGGGCAGGGCCGTTGTGGGCGCTATCGGCCTGGTCGACATCATCAACATGCTGGAACACAGCTACGGAAACCCGGTTTGGTTCATCACCAAGTCGGCGCTGCCGTCCCTGCTCCAACTGAACGGCCCGGCCGGCAACCCGTCCTATGTGTTCATCCCGAACGCCCGCGACGGTATGCCTGGCACGCTGTTCGGCTATCCGGTGTTCTACAACGAGCACTGCCCGCTGCTGGGCAACCGCGGCGACATCATCCTGGCCGATTGCCGGTACTACCTCGTCGGCGACCGCCAGGCAACGACCATCGACGCCTCGAAGCACTACAAGTTCCGCTATGACCTGACCACCTGGCGGGCGGTACATCGCGTCGACGGGCAGGAATGGCTGTCCCAGCCGCTCCGGTTGAGCGACGGAACCACGCAAATCTCGCCGTTCGTCATCCTTGACGCCGCGACGGGCAGCTAG
- a CDS encoding HK97 family phage prohead protease produces MEHKQFASYIGPIDEAQGIVEKIVAVMGNIDQGNDRIWNGAFSKTIQERGLKIKGLDQHDSRSVRNVVAKTLEMRELNRAELPPDLLLKYPDATGGLWVKAQYILGTQPGREVFTLIREGAVDEASIGYDPIIAEYSSVDTAQGKKTIRELKELKLFEWSDVIWGMNSATANLSAKDAAPAADEAKVKPGDDETEEAFMARCIPAMVNEGREQDQAVAMCVGMFAEGTKDDDEEKRKRRRRKLPAAGTGAVHAVVLDSADPPEEAKAGRRVRKEKLEEARAAMATLDAFLKWADYDEESEPPDEGDEEKPKAAAGPDLHPRQKQAMIERLKLELTEV; encoded by the coding sequence ATGGAACACAAACAATTTGCATCCTACATCGGGCCGATTGACGAAGCGCAGGGCATCGTTGAAAAGATCGTCGCCGTCATGGGCAACATTGACCAGGGAAATGACCGTATCTGGAATGGAGCTTTCAGCAAGACCATCCAAGAACGCGGCCTAAAGATAAAGGGTCTCGATCAGCACGATAGCAGGAGCGTGCGCAACGTCGTAGCCAAGACGCTGGAAATGCGCGAATTGAACCGGGCTGAATTGCCACCCGATCTGCTGCTGAAATATCCCGACGCAACTGGCGGCCTATGGGTCAAGGCGCAATACATCTTGGGCACACAGCCGGGGCGCGAAGTCTTTACCCTTATCCGTGAGGGGGCGGTTGACGAAGCCTCGATTGGCTACGACCCGATCATTGCCGAGTATTCAAGCGTTGACACGGCACAAGGGAAAAAGACAATCAGGGAGTTGAAAGAACTGAAACTTTTTGAGTGGAGTGACGTGATCTGGGGTATGAATTCTGCTACAGCTAACCTCTCCGCCAAGGACGCCGCGCCCGCTGCCGACGAGGCCAAGGTCAAGCCCGGCGACGACGAAACCGAAGAGGCATTCATGGCCCGCTGCATCCCGGCCATGGTCAACGAGGGCCGCGAGCAAGACCAGGCTGTTGCCATGTGTGTGGGCATGTTCGCCGAGGGCACCAAAGACGACGACGAAGAGAAGCGCAAGCGACGCCGGCGCAAGCTGCCGGCCGCCGGGACAGGCGCGGTCCATGCCGTTGTGTTGGATAGCGCCGATCCGCCCGAAGAGGCCAAGGCCGGCCGCCGCGTCCGCAAGGAAAAGCTCGAAGAGGCGCGGGCGGCAATGGCGACGCTGGACGCCTTCCTGAAATGGGCCGATTACGACGAAGAATCCGAACCGCCCGACGAGGGCGATGAAGAGAAGCCAAAGGCTGCCGCCGGGCCGGACCTCCACCCACGGCAGAAGCAGGCGATGATCGAACGATTGAAGCTAGAACTAACGGAGGTGTGA
- a CDS encoding glycosyltransferase → MNANIVYSGIGKGTVLDRLARILADTTGWTYTRTPNGQADITYFICYVEFAEKFSDWHVTPVAAWFTHHETHVPWKHFWWELACNNVDMRITAARQYLAELSEYGPVALCPKPPIDPQFVITERAKNDKPVIGVAGYVHPGGRKGEKLVAKLAGDRSGKWAVKAIGKGWPVDTETLEWEALPAWYNSLDVFLCTSTVEGVPMPPLEALACGVPVVIPKGVGMLDDLPDMPGVHRYEAGDYGDMCRALKEALKTDSDRGALRHAVEGYTADSWANDHQIALAQMSLEQHIESDRHGRRGVVYVAYGGPSRECAKAAIASFKQHAKGIEVAVIGTEPLDAGEDVFIQCPDVDIGGRHAKTLIYDLAPAEWEYIGYMDSDTELQQDPSFLWQALMDGWDMVICKNPAKYHVAWEMRRSDNADECDHTFNTIGCGELIQLNGGVFTFQRNARTAAFFHAWHEEWKAWGKRDQGALLRALYANPVKLYVLGNWPYNLIVRYAGMEGIPDAEKTAVLKHFPMTSRRWRGKVIDRSDSRAAWAVVEQWEKEHGYRT, encoded by the coding sequence TTGAACGCCAACATCGTCTACTCTGGCATCGGCAAGGGCACGGTCCTTGACCGGCTGGCGCGCATCCTGGCCGATACGACCGGCTGGACATACACCCGCACGCCGAATGGGCAAGCCGACATCACCTACTTTATCTGCTACGTCGAATTTGCCGAAAAGTTCAGCGATTGGCACGTGACCCCGGTCGCGGCCTGGTTCACTCACCACGAGACGCACGTCCCGTGGAAGCACTTTTGGTGGGAGCTGGCCTGCAATAATGTGGACATGCGCATCACCGCTGCCCGCCAGTACCTGGCCGAGTTGTCAGAGTATGGCCCGGTCGCGTTGTGCCCCAAGCCGCCGATTGACCCGCAGTTCGTGATTACGGAGCGCGCCAAGAACGACAAGCCAGTGATCGGCGTTGCCGGCTACGTCCACCCCGGCGGGCGCAAGGGCGAAAAGCTCGTGGCGAAATTGGCCGGCGACAGGTCCGGCAAGTGGGCCGTCAAGGCCATCGGCAAGGGCTGGCCGGTCGATACCGAGACGCTGGAATGGGAGGCGCTGCCGGCCTGGTACAACAGCCTGGACGTGTTTCTGTGTACCAGCACCGTCGAAGGCGTGCCCATGCCGCCGCTTGAGGCGCTGGCCTGCGGCGTGCCCGTTGTCATCCCCAAGGGCGTCGGGATGCTTGACGACCTGCCCGACATGCCCGGCGTCCACCGCTACGAGGCCGGCGATTACGGCGACATGTGCCGGGCGCTGAAAGAGGCGCTGAAAACGGACAGCGACCGGGGGGCGCTGCGCCATGCCGTCGAAGGCTATACCGCCGACTCGTGGGCCAACGACCACCAGATCGCCCTGGCCCAAATGAGCCTTGAACAGCATATCGAGAGCGACCGCCATGGCCGGCGCGGCGTCGTCTATGTCGCCTATGGCGGTCCGTCCAGGGAGTGCGCAAAAGCGGCGATTGCATCGTTCAAGCAGCACGCCAAGGGGATCGAGGTCGCGGTCATCGGCACAGAGCCGCTTGACGCGGGCGAGGATGTGTTCATCCAATGCCCGGACGTTGACATTGGCGGCAGGCACGCCAAGACGCTGATCTATGACCTGGCGCCGGCAGAGTGGGAATACATCGGCTACATGGACAGCGACACCGAGCTACAGCAAGACCCGTCGTTCCTGTGGCAAGCCCTGATGGACGGTTGGGATATGGTCATCTGCAAAAACCCGGCCAAATACCACGTCGCGTGGGAGATGCGCCGGTCAGACAACGCCGATGAGTGCGACCATACCTTCAACACCATCGGCTGTGGCGAGCTGATCCAACTGAATGGGGGCGTCTTTACCTTCCAGCGCAACGCCAGGACGGCGGCCTTCTTTCACGCCTGGCACGAGGAATGGAAAGCCTGGGGCAAGCGCGATCAAGGGGCGCTGCTGCGGGCGCTGTATGCCAACCCGGTCAAGCTGTACGTCTTGGGGAATTGGCCTTACAACCTGATCGTCAGGTATGCCGGCATGGAGGGCATTCCCGACGCAGAGAAAACGGCGGTGCTCAAACATTTTCCCATGACCAGTAGGCGATGGAGAGGTAAGGTAATAGACCGCTCAGACAGTAGGGCAGCATGGGCGGTGGTAGAACAATGGGAAAAAGAGCACGGCTATCGAACATGA